The proteins below come from a single Conger conger chromosome 10, fConCon1.1, whole genome shotgun sequence genomic window:
- the hcfc1b gene encoding host cell factor 1b isoform X1, with amino-acid sequence MSSVSTGSGTTGSVLQPRWKRVLGWSGPVPRPRHGHRAVAIKELMVVFGGGNEGIVDELHVYNTATNQWFIPAVRGDIPPGCAAYGFVCDGTRLLVFGGMVEYGKYSNDLYELQASRWEWKRLKPKTPKNGPPPCPRLGHSFSLVGNKCYLFGGLANDSEDPKNNIPRYLNDLYILELRAGSSVVGWDIPITYGVLPPPRESHTAVVYTEKTSKKSRLVIYGGMSGCRLGDLWTLDIDTLTWHKPSVSGTAPLPRSLHSATTITNKMYVFGGWVPLVMDDVKVATHEKEWKCTNTLACLNLDSMAWETVLMDTLEDNIPRARAGHCSVAINSRLYVWSGRDGYRKAWNNQVCCKDLWYLETERPPAPSRVQLVRANTNSLEVSWGAVPTADSYLLQLQKYDIPAAAAATSPALNATPSLPGNSPKSPAPAAAAPSAQTLPLSGITLVPQVGSPTTSMPGSPLAASTARGPAILKVAAPHSTSGASIVTVRQANPAGKSPVTVTSLPAGVRMVVPAQSTQGTPIGSSPQMSGMAALAAAAAATQKIPPSSTPTMLNMPAGATIVKTVAMTPGSTSLPAAVKVASPVMVSNPATRMLKTAAAQVGTSPVSAPNTPTRPIITVHKSGTVTVAQQAQVVTTVVGGVTKTITLVKSPIGMGGSGTLVRSPWGSRISNLGKVMSVVQTKPVQTSAVTGQASTNPVTQIIQTKGPLPAGTILKLVTSADGKPTTIITTTQAGGTGSKPTILGISSVSPTTTTKPGTTTIIKTIPMSAIMTQPGATGVRTLPAGVTSTPGMKSPITIITTKMMTSGTGTPGKLITAVPKLGGGPGQQGVTQVVLKGAPGQPGTILRTVPMGGVRLVTPVTVSAVKPTVTTLVVKGTTGVTTLGTVTGTVSTSLAGGSVASANASLATPITTLGTIATLSSQVINPAAITVSAAQTSLTTASTLPTPTITMQSVNQPTQVTLITTPSGVEAQPIQDLPVSILASPTSEQPSATVAEAGSGEMPGTVTLVCSNPPCETHETGTTNTATTASASMGVQRVCSNPPCETHETGTTNTATTASSGMGVQRVCSNPPCETHETGTTNTATTASANMGTQRVCTNPPSETHETGTTNTATTASSNMGSDQMGTTQSKTGAQSPSGSSSSPPASTNGPSGADSTPGVLRPENLRTGTTYTSTTARSNMGSDQTGTVQSSRSSQEKSSYSSATCPVSQIIPSEKGEGAPVCSNPPCETHETGTTNTHTQASSGMGASQSGTVQRVCSNPPCETHETGTTNTATQSSSGMGANQSATVQRVCSNPPCETHETGTTNTPTQSSSTMGTDQQPGTVQRVCSNPPCETHETGTTNTATTATCSMESGEGTAQQTGDATQGDGGAPTEVPAQSTTPTEAPNPTTQSRAITTVTQATPAPGPSVPSISSITESSGVGQEDPGAMAALQQQVGVQGAAGPGGEAGEPMQTECAAELGEAAAVAAVAMEEGEATTVLQVQVEQLPTAMETQPSQDEQEMEQGAVAGTAQDSEPLTLPQELMSEGQATTLMVTGLTPEELAVTAAAEAAAQAAATEEAQALAIQAVLQAAQQAVMNEGDSGHDQQPTTIPIVLTQQELAALVQQQQQLQEAQAQAQAQAAAAASAAAAAAAAAQQQASAQAALPTEGLAPADSLNDPSSESNGHNEMAAAVTSAVARLLPGTSAETLAPSSTFAPAQPMVVASPAKIQAATALAEVANGIESAAGKQVPTPAMAKPPVKKESQWFDVGVVKVTNMVVTHYYLPGEDTPPVDEDSATVPDYSQMKKVELQPGTAYKFRVTGINACGRGTYSEISAFKTCLPGFPGAPCAIKISKSPDGAHLTWEPPSVTSGKIIEYSVYLAIQSAQAGEQKASTPAQLAFMRVYCGPSPSCLVQSSSLSNAHIDYTTKPAIIFRIAARNEKGYGPATQVRWLQESSKDGSAAKPATKRPVSSPDGKATGPKKARSDQ; translated from the exons ATGTCTTCTGTTTCCACGGGATCCGGGACCACCGGTTCGGTCCTGCAACCACGATGGAAGCGGGTGTTGGGTTGGTCCGGCCCCGTCCCTCGACCTCGTCACGGACACAGAGCGGTTGCTATTAAAGAGTTGATGGTTGTATTCGGGGGTGGCAATGAAGGAATTGTGGATGAATTACACGTCTATAATACAG ccaccaACCAGTGGTTCATCCCAGCAGTCCGAGGCGACATTCCGCCAGGGTGTGCTGCCTATGGATTTGTGTGTGATGGAACCCGGCTGCTTGTGTTTGGTGGGATGGTGGAGTATGGAAAATACAGCAACGACCTGTATGAGCTGCAG GCTAGTCGATGGGAGTGGAAGAGGCTCAAGCCTAAAACTCCCAAAAACGGCCCCCCTCCGTGCCCCCGTCTGGGCCACAGTTTCTCTTTGGTGGGGAACAAGTGCTACCTATTTGGAGGGCTGGCTAATGACAGCGAGGACCCCAAGAACAACATTCCCAG GTACCTGAATGACTTGTACATCCTGGAGCTTCGTGCGGGCTCCAGTGTGGTGGGCTGGGACATCCCCATCACCTACGGCGTGCTTCCCCCTCCCCGCGAGAGCCACACCGCCGTGGTCTACACCGAGAAAACCAGCAAGAAGTCGCGCCTGGTCATCTACGGCGGAATGAGTGGCTGTCGTCTCGGAGATCTCTGGACCCTGGATAtcg aCACCCTCACCTGGCACAAGCCGTCAGTCAGCGGCACAGCTCCCCTGCCCCGGAGTCTCCACTCCgccaccaccatcaccaacaA GATGTACGTGTTTGGGGGATGGGTTCCCCTGGTGATGGATGACGTGAAGGTGGCCACACATGAGAAGGAGTGGAAGTGTACAAACACACTGGCCTGTCTGAATCTGG acTCCATGGCGTGGGAGACCGTTCTCATGGACACTTTGGAGGACAACATCCCGAGAGCTCGTGCCGGACATTGCTCTGTTGCTATCAATTCCAGACTGTATGTCTGGAGTGGACGAGATGGCTACCGCAAGGCGTGGAATAACCAGGTCTGCTGCAAAGACCTCTGGTACCTGGAGACAG AGAGACCGCCGGCACCGTCGCGCGTTCAGCTGGTCCGTGCCAACACAAACTCCCTGGAGGTGAGCTGGGGCGCGGTTCCCACGGCCGACAGCTacctgctgcagctgcagaagTACGACATCCCGGCCGCTGCCGCCGCCACCTCCCCCGCCCTCAACGCCACGCCGTCGCTGCCCGGCAACTCGCCCAagagccccgcccccgccgcggCCGCCCCGTCCGCTCAGACCCTGCCCCTCTCCGGCATCACCCTCGTGCCCCAGGTCGGCTCCCCGACCACCTCCATGCCGGGGAGTCCGCTGGCAGCCAGCACTGCCCGTGGCCCAG CCATTCTGAAAGTAGCGGCACCGCACTCCACTTCTGGGGCATCCATCGTCACTGTGCGCCAGGCTAACCCGGCTGGGAAATCCCctgtcactgtgacatcacttcctgctggCGTCCGTATGGTTGTGCCTGCACAAAGCACCCAGGGAACA ccAATCGGTAGCAGCCCTCAGATGAGTGGCATGGCTGCACTAGCGGCAGCTGCAGCGGCCACACAAAAGATCCCGCCCTCTTCCACGCCCACAATGCTGAACATGCCTGCCGGTGCCACCATTGTGAAAACTGTGGCCATGACCCCCGGCTCCACCAGTCTCCCAGCTGCAGTTAAAGTAGCATCACCGGTTATg gTGAGCAATCCGGCCACCCGTATGCTGAAGACCGCGGCGGCCCAGGTGGGCACGTCGCCCGTCTCCGCCCCCAACACGCCCACGCGCCCCATCATCACCGTGCACAAGTCTGGCACTGTCACCGTGGCGCAGCAGGCCCAGGTGGTCACCACCGTGGTGGGGGGCGTGACCAAGACCATCACCCTCGTCAAGAGCCCCATTGGCATGGGAGGGAGTGGGACCCTGGTACGCTCACCGTGGGGGAGTAGG ATTTCCAATCTGGGGAAAGTGATGTCCGTGGTGCAGACCAAGCCGGTGCAGACCTCTGCCGTGACTGGCCAGGCCTCCACCAATCCCGTCACTCAGATTATACAG accAAGGGTCCCCTCCCAGCAGGAACCATCCTCAAGCTGGTGACCTCAGCGGACGGCAAgcccaccaccatcatcaccaccacccagGCAGGGGGCACTGGCAGCAAGCCCACCATCCTGGGCATCAGCAGTGtgtcccccaccaccaccaccaagcCCGGCACCACCACAATCATCAAGACCATCCCCATGTCTGCCATCATGACCCAGCCGGGAGCCACGG GTGTCCGTACACTTCCAGCAGGGGTAACCAGCACCCCGGGAATGAAGTCACCGATCACCATAATCACCACAAAAATGATGACCTCTGGTACCGGGACGCCAGGCAAACTCATCACTGCTGTACCCAAACTGGGTGGCGGGCCAGGCCAGCAGGGAGTCACACAG GTTGTTCTGAAGGGGGCACCAGGTCAGCCAGGTACCATTCTGCGCACAGTGCCCATGGGCGGGGTTCGCCTGGTTACCCCGGTAACCGTGTCTGCAGTCAAACCCACCGTGACCACACTTGTTGTCAAGGGAACAACAG GTGTGACTACTCTGGGGACGGTGACCGGCACAGTGTCCACCAGCCTTGCAGGAGGGAGTGTAGCCAGTGCCAACGCTTCCCTTGCGACCCCCATTACCACCCTGGGCACCATCGCCACCCTGTCCAGCCAGGTCATTAACCCGGCTGCCATCACTGTGTCGGCAGCCCAGACCAGCCTGACCACAGCCTCTACGCTACCCACGCCCACAATCACCATGCAG TCGGTGAACCAGCCCACCCAGGTGACCCTGATCACCACCCCCAGCGGTGTGGAGGCACAGCCCATTCAGGATCTGCCCGTTTCCATCCTGGCCTCCCCCACCTCCGAGCAGCCGTCTGCCACCGTAGCCGAGGCGGGATCCGGGGAAATGCCCGGCACCGTCACTCTGGTCTGCTCAAACCCGCCATGCGAGACTCATGAGACCGGAACCACCAACACCGCCACCACTGCGTCTGCCAGCATGGGCGTTCAGCGCGTGTGCTCGAACCCGCCCTGCGAAACCCACGAGACCGGAACCACCAATACCGCCACCACCGCCTCTTCCGGCATGGGAGTACAGCGTGTGTGCTCGAACCCGCCCTGCGAAACGCACGAAACCGGCACCACCAATACCGCCACCACCGCGTCCGCCAACATGGGCACGCAACGCGTGTGCACCAACCCGCCCTCAGAGACCCACGAAACTGGCACCACCAACACGGCCACCACCGCCAGCTCCAACATGGGCTCTGATCAGATGGGCACTACCCAGAGCAAGACGGGAGCGCAGTCtccctctggctcctcctcttcccctccaGCCTCCACCAACGGCCCCTCCGGAGCCGACTCCACCCCTGGGGTCCTCCGGCCCGAGAACCTGCGGACGGGCACTACCTACACCTCCACCACCGCGCGCTCCAACATGGGCTCGGACCAGACGGGCACGGTGCAGAGCTCTCGCTCGTCCCAGGAGAAGTCGTCCTACAGCAGCGCCACCTGCCCTGTCTCGCAGATCATCCCCtcggagaagggggagggagccCCGGTCTGCTCCAACCCGCCCTGCGAAACCCACGAAACGGGCAccaccaacacccacacccaggcCTCCTCCGGCATGGGGGCCAGTCAGTCTGGGACGGTGCAGAGGGTCTGCTCCAACCCGCCCTGCGAAACCCACGAAACGGGCACCACCAACACCGCCACCCAGTCGTCCTCCGGCATGGGGGCCAATCAGTCTGCGACAGTgcagagggtgtgctccaacCCGCCCTGCGAAACCCACGAAACGGgcaccaccaacacccccacccagtCCTCCTCCACCATGGGGACTGATCAGCAGCCTGGGACAGTgcagagggtgtgctccaacCCTCCCTGCGAAACCCACGAAACGGGCACCACCAACACCGCCACCACCGCCACGTGCAGCATGGAGAGCGGCGAGGGCACAG CCCAGCAGACTGGCGATGCTACGCAGGGAGATGGCGGAGCGCCCACAGAGGTCCCGGCACAGTCCACCACCCCGACGGAAGCCCCCAATCCCACAACGCAAAGCAGGGCCATCACAACTGTTACCCAGGCAACGCCCGCACCAGGGCCCTCAGTGCCA TCGATCTCCTCGATCACGGAGTCGTCGGGCGTGGGGCAGGAGGACCCCGGCGCCATGGCGGCCCTGCAGCAGCAGGTGGGCGTGCAGGGCGCTGCGGGCCCCGGGGGGGAAGCCGGGGAGCCCATGCAGACGGAGTGCGCCGCGGAGCTGGGCGAGGCAGCCGCCGTCGCCGCCGTGGCCATGGAGGAGGGCGAGGCCACCACCGTGCTCCAGGTGCAGGTGGAGCAGCTGCCCACAGCCATGGAGACCCAGCCCAGCCAGGATGAGCAGGAG ATGGAGCAGGGTGCTGTGGCAGGCACTGCCCAGGATTCCGAGCCGCTGACCCTGCCCCAGGAGCTGATGTCCGAGGGACAGGCCACCACCTTGATGGTGACGGGCCTCACCCCGGAGGAGCTGGCTGTCACGGCGGCGGCAGAAGCAGCGGCCCAGGCTGCAGCCACTGAGGAGGCCCAAGCCCTGGCCATCCAGGCCGTCCTGCAGGCAGCGCAACAGGCTGTCATGA ATGAAGGGGACTCCGGTCACGACCAGCAGCCCACCACCATCCCGATCGTGCTGACCCAGCAGGAGCTGGCCGCCCtggtgcagcagcagcagcagctgcaggaagcccaggcccaggcccaggcccaggcggCGGCCGCAGCCTCCGCTGCAGCTGCGGCCGCCGCGGCCGCGCAACAGCAGGCCAGCGCCCAGGCGGCCCTGCCCACCGAGGGCCTGGCCCCCGCCGACAGCCTCAACGACCCCTCCTCCGAGAGCAACGGCCACAACGAGATGGCCGCCGCGGTCACCAGCGCCGTGGCGCGACTGCTGCCGGGAACGTCGGCCGAGA CCTTGGCCCCATCCAGCACTTTCGCTCCAGCACAGCCCATGGTGGTGGCTAGCCCAGCCAAGATACAGGCAGCCACAGCACTGGCCGAAGTAGCCAATGGCATCGAGTCTGCAGCGGGG AAGCAAGTTCCTACGCCTGCCATGGCCAAGCCCCCAGTGAAGAAGGAGAGCCAGTGGTTTGACGTTGGAGTCGTCAAGGTGACAAACATGGTTGTCACGCACTACTACCTACCAGGAGAAGATACGCCCCCTGTTGAT gaggACTCTGCGACCGTCCCGGACTACAGCCAGATGAAGAAGGTGGAGCTGCAGCCCGGCACCGCCTACAAGTTCCGTGTGACCGGCATCAACGCCTGCGGCCGCGGGACCTACTCGGAGATCTCCGCCTTCAAGACCTGCTTGCCCGGCTTCCCCGGAGCCCCCTGCGCCATCAAGATTAGCAAG AGCCCAGACGGTGCTCACTTGACCTGGGAGCCGCCCTCGGTGACCTCGGGGAAGATCATCGAGTACTCCGTGTACCTGGCCATCCAGAGCGCGCAGGCTGGGGAGCAGAAGGCCTCCACCCCGGCCCAGCTGGCCTTCATGCGGGTGTACTGCGGGCCCAGCCCCTCCTGCCTGGTGCAGTCCTCCAGCCTCTCCAACGCCCACATCGACTACACCACCAAACCCGCCATCATCTTCCGCATCGCCGCACGCAACGAGAAGGGCTACGGCCCCGCCACACAGGTCCGATGGCTCCAAG AATCCAGTAAAGATGGCTCAGCAGCTAAACCTGCCACGAAAAGACCAGTCTCTTCTCCTGACGG GAAAGCCACCGGTCCAAAGAAGGCGAGATCAGACCAGTGA